Proteins from a genomic interval of Mycobacteriales bacterium:
- a CDS encoding STAS domain-containing protein produces the protein MDTAPQSTTKLPTGLPPFEVLVNRDIDGFHIEVRGELDLLTTPALDMALTRARVSGDRTVILDLRWLTSTCTAGIGLLLTHHYALHLAGSRLIVTHPPQQLLELIAYNRVDGILDLRDSAGPAPTSGGYDMPTAV, from the coding sequence GTGGACACAGCCCCGCAGTCGACGACGAAACTTCCCACCGGTCTGCCTCCGTTCGAGGTGCTGGTCAATCGGGACATCGACGGGTTTCACATCGAGGTCCGCGGTGAGCTCGACCTGCTCACGACTCCGGCGCTCGACATGGCGCTGACCCGCGCCCGGGTCAGTGGTGACCGGACGGTGATCCTCGATCTGCGTTGGCTGACCTCCACCTGCACGGCGGGCATCGGTCTGCTGTTGACGCACCACTACGCCCTGCACCTGGCCGGCAGTCGACTGATCGTGACTCACCCGCCGCAGCAGCTCCTCGAGCTCATCGCCTACAACCGCGTCGACGGGATCCTCGACCTGCGCGACTCCGCCGGACCGGCACCGACGTCCGGTGGGTACGACATGCCCACGGCCGTCTGA